A window of bacterium genomic DNA:
CCGCGAGGGCGTGGGGGAAGGGGGTTTGGGGGGAATTCCGCCACGCCCGAGGGAAATCAAATTGAAGACAGCCCCGCCGTCCTGCTCGTTCAGAGCAGAACCCCGCAAAATAGTTTTCTTTTCCTTTTAGAAGAAAAAAATCGGCGCGCGCAAATCAAAAATTGTGAAGAAAACTTTTGTGCGGGGTGGCGAGGTTTCCGAGCGACGGCGGGGATGGCTTCCTTATTGGGGGGTTTTGCTCAAAAAATGTTCGAACTTCGTTCAAAAAACACCGCCAAGTTGGAAAAAGAAAGGTTTGGCTCGCCCTCTGCGAGGGCTCGGCGAAATTTTTTGCGAGTGGGCTTTTGATTCTTTTCCTTATCCCTCCCTCCCAGCGCGGAAAAGGTTAAGGAACTCTCTAAAGTTCGTTTGTTTATTTTTGAAGTTTGCGGTATCATTAATATTAAGCAAGTTGATATACATTCACTATAAGTAGTGTATTACATTTAAAATATTATTATTGATTAATTGGAAATTATATGCTAACTTTATAAAATATTTTTGTAATAATTTTGTAATAATTTATCGTTAAGCTTCATTGACTCATATATTTATTATCTTTCTTTGAAGGCATTCCTGAAAAATTGGGTACGAGAAATTCATAAGCATAACTGGTAAGAAATTTAATCAAGTAAAGGAGGTTGATAAAAATGGCTATTGAACAAGTTAACAAGATAGAAAAAGGAGATTCTTTGCTTCCAGTAATTAAAAATATTGAAAAAGAATTAGAAGAAGAAAAAGAAAGAATTAAGCTGGAAGTAGAAAGAATGATAAAGGAAGAAGAAGAAAAGAGCAATAAAACCTTATTAGAATTTAGAGAAAACATTAACTCTCTTTATGAGGAAAAGCATCAAGAAGGATTAGCCAAGATTAAAAATAAAGCAGAAGAATTGAAATTAAAAAACGAGGAAGAGTTAGAAAGAATAAAGAATAAGGAATCTTTGTTAGTTCTTAAAGCCACAGAAAAGATATCTAAAGATATGTTTAGTTTTTAATTTCTGAAAAACTTGCAAATACTGCAAGCTCTTAGCCGTCAGTCAAAACTAACAAAATCAGGTAATAGTGCGTCAATGCTCCTCTCTCTTGCCTTAATGACTTATTCCTAACCAAACTGATAGCTGAAAACTGATACTTAAACAGTTACTAAATACTTACCAGCACTTTTTGAATTTAGACTCTAAGATGGGGAGAGACAAGATAAGAAATGTATAATAATCTCTTTGTTCCATCAAAATCTTCTTACGTAAGAGGAATAAGACCAGATGTTAAATGCATCCTTTGTGCAGTTAGGGATTATGATTCAAAGGTGGAGCATCTCGACATCTATAGATCAAAAGAGTTTATAGTTTCTTTAAATTTACACCCGTATAACCCTGGTCATATTATCATATTTCCAAAAGAACATATATTGGATACTAGAGAACTTAAACCTGAACAAGTCTTGGAATTATTTAATATCCTTTCATTTAGTCTGAATAAATTAGAGGAACTTTATCAACCTCAGGGGTTTAATATTGGTTTCAATATAAGAGAAGCAGGAGCAAGTATTGATCACCTTCATCTCCATGTTGTTCCAAGATATAAGAGTGAAGTTGGATTTATAGAGGTTTTATCGGGAACTCGGATTATCGTTGAAGATCCTCATGAAACAAAGAAGAAGCTCATAGATGCATATAAAAGATGCATCTAAAATTTTAGTCAAAAACAATAATTTATTGGCTATGGTTTGTTTTTAATTTTGGTTGCCTTCAAATAAAATTATAATAAGAGAAGTATTTATGGTTATTATTATTTCATTAATCACATTAGGAGTTGTAAGTCTTTTAATACTTACTTTTATCTTTTTCCCTCATTTTTTTGGAGCTTTGTGGTATCCTACTCCTAAGAGGAAGATAAGAAAGATGCTTTTTATGGCAAAATTAAAGGAAGGAGAATTAGTCTATGATTTAGGATGCGGCGATGGGAGAGTATTAATTATTGCGGCTAAAGAATTTAAGGCTAAAGCTGTAGGTATAGATATTGATCCATTAAAGATATTTTTTGTAAAGTTAAGATTGAAATTACTAAATTTATTAAATAGAAATATAA
This region includes:
- a CDS encoding HIT domain-containing protein — translated: MYNNLFVPSKSSYVRGIRPDVKCILCAVRDYDSKVEHLDIYRSKEFIVSLNLHPYNPGHIIIFPKEHILDTRELKPEQVLELFNILSFSLNKLEELYQPQGFNIGFNIREAGASIDHLHLHVVPRYKSEVGFIEVLSGTRIIVEDPHETKKKLIDAYKRCI
- a CDS encoding methyltransferase domain-containing protein → MVIIISLITLGVVSLLILTFIFFPHFFGALWYPTPKRKIRKMLFMAKLKEGELVYDLGCGDGRVLIIAAKEFKAKAVGIDIDPLKIFFVKLRLKLLNLLNRNIKLIQGNLFHYSLNEADVVTIYLTQETNGKLAFKLFDELKKDARVVSHKFPLHGHFELINFDQNDKIYVYKPLILSYN